DNA sequence from the Hoylesella buccalis ATCC 35310 genome:
GTCAATTCGATTCCGCTCTCAATGTCTTTGTATTCTTGTATGAACTCTTCTTTCCAGTCGGCTACCATCTCTTGCAGCGCAGGAATGTTTTCTTTCGGCAGCGTCAGCACCACTTCGGCCTTGAATGGAATGGCATTGCGCATGTTGCCACCATGCCATGTGGCCAATCGGGCATCGAGTTCGCATATTGCTTCGTGTACCAATCTAACCATCAGTTTGTTGGCATTGCCACGACCCTCATGTATTTCCAAGCCCGAGTGTCCGCCACGAAGACCCGAAAGTGTTACCTTTACGGCCTTATCTGTAGCGTCAGTTGCTGCCTCTTTGTAATCCAGTTCGGCGGTGATGTCCACACCACCAGCACTACCAATGACGAATTTACCCCATGTTTCGGAGTCTAAGTTCATGAGAATGTCACCATCCAATTCGCCTTCTGGCAAGTCGTTGGCACCAAACATGCCCGTTTCTTCGTCGGCGGTGATGAGGCCTTCTATCGGACCATGCTTCAAATTCTTGTCTTCCATGACAGCCAAGATGGCGGCTACACCCATTCCATTGTCGGCTCCCAGGGTGGTGTTCTTTGCTTTCACCCATTCGCCGTCAATCCAAGTCTCTATCGGATCGGTTTCAAAGCTGTGCTTACTCTCCGGTGCTTTTTGTGGAACCATGTCCATGTGTGCTTGCAAAATCACCGTTTTTCTGTTCTCCATGCCTGCAGTGGCGGACTTCTTCATCACTACATTCTTGGCTTTGTCTACATAAGCCTCAACACCTGCACGCTTTGCAAAGTCGAGTAAGAATTGATGTACTTTGTCAAGATGTCCAGAAGGACGTGGCACTTGCGTCAGTGCGTCAAAGTTTCGCCATACACAGGTCGGTTTCAGATCTTTAATTTCACTCATAGTATTTTGTTTTTTTTAGAGTTGTTGCTCGTGTGTTTTGAAACACATTGCTTCCAACTCGTGGTGAATAAATAGGTTTTTCTGTTATTCTTGCGCTGGCAGAACGATTTTTCCTGCCTTCACGCATTTAAGTTTTTTCTTTGTGAACGACAGGGCAATCCACGCGTATATGCCCAGCACGGCCACTAAAAGAGTTTGCACTGAGTGTACAATCAGCACAAAATATAGGGCATCGGTTTCAGCTACTCCGTATAAAATCAGCATCGTCTTGACGGCAAAATGCCAGGGACCGGCTCCGTTTGGCGTTGGAACGATAACGGCAATGGAGCCTACGATGAACGTTACCAATGCGCACGACAGTCCTAAATGGGCGGTGGCATCAAAGCAAAAGAAGGTGAGATAATAGTGTAGAAAGTAGCATAGCCATATTAATAAGGTGAAAGCAATGAACAAAGGTATGCTTTTTACTTGTCGAAGTGAAGCGATACCTTGTCCGATGTCATGCAAGGTGATTTTCACCTTATTATATATAGACAAACGTTTTAGTAGGAAAAATGCCAGCACCAACACCGCCATGGCGCAGATGGCCGTGACAATGTAGCCGGCAGTAGAGAATTGTCGCAGAATCGCGTCAATGCTCGTACCCGTGTGAACGAAAAAAGTATCGAATATCTTGATTTGAGCTGTCAGCGTGAGGGCCGTGATGAGCAATACCAAGAGAGAGTCGATGATGCGCTCGGTCACCACGGTTCCCAATGCTTTGGGAAACGATACGTTATCAAATCTGCTTAAAATGCCACAACGGGCGAACTCGCCTATGCGCGGAATCAACAAGCTGACGGCATACGATAGGAATACAGAATGAACCCTGACCGATGCCCTGGAACGCTCGCCCATGGGCTGCAACGTTTGTTTCCAACGCCAACCTCGAAAGGCTTCTGCCAATATTCCGAACGGAAACGACAGCCACATCCAGGTCCAGTCCATCTCATGTAGCACCACATTCTTGATGAGTTGAAAATCAAAGTCGCGGTACATCCAGTATAGAATGGCACTGCCAAGGAGTAAAGACAGTGCTACGTTCAAGGTTTGATGTGTGGCTTGTTTCATGTAGAGCCGTTTGTTGTATTGTTTGTTTGATATACTGGTATATGAAATATACTATGCAAATGTAGCGTAATATTAGTGGATTACCAAATAAATACATGGGTTTTTTGAGGTACCTCAATGACTGTTTTCTTTGATTTGTATCAACAAAACAGCATAAAATGCGACTAATGAGTGAAAATGTTTGCGCACACAGCACGATGGTTGTATCTTTGCATCGTCATTAAGACAAAAGGATAACAAATTTAAAAGAAAGGTAAAAAGATTATGGTAACAATTATGACTTTGGCTGTTGTGGCTATATCTGTAGCACAGGCCATTCATTTGGGAAGCAAGATTAACTTGAATAGCAAGTAAAAATCTTGCCTTTCATCTTTTGAAAGGAGAATTTATTTTATTTAATAATAATGTAAAGAGGCAACGTCACATGTGGCGATGCCTTTTTTTGTATATGTATGTGGTGGGATGTCGCAAGTGTTAAAAACAGAAAACTTTGCGGTTTTACTCCCTTCATAACTCGCGTATTTCTAAAAAAATAATCTTCTGTTTGAAATACGCTTAAGATATAAAGCGTTGATAATTAATTATTTGTGTTATTTTAGCTTATTCGGAAGCACTGAAAAACGCTGTTTTTGGGCGGTTAAATGCTATCTATTGGGGTCCAAACCCATATAGATAGGATGGTAATAGCTATGCTTTTAATCGGCAAAAGCATGATAATAGGCGTGAAAGCGCAATTTTGAGGGATAAAAAAGGCATTTTTCCGTGCTGGAAAATCCTATTTTACAGAAAACTCGTGTTAAATAAATTTACTTGGTGGACATCGTCCAATGACTCATTTCAGGGTGCGTGAAAGTTTTGAAGAATCAAAAGAAAACAGACCTATCCCAACTGCAATTTTAAGCTCTGGCATAGTTTGGAGAACTGTGGATTCTCCTTTTTGAGCATTTCAAAGATTTCACGTTTCGAGTAAATCTTGGTCACCTCCTGGGCTTCAGCAAGGCGTAGATTGATGTTGAGTTGCGCGTTTTTCAGTAGTGTGCGCATCTCTGCCAAGATGTTTTCCTTGTCATCTTGCAGCTGTTTCAGTAGGATGTCGTTGTCGATGACCACTTCTATGTTCGGGAAGTTGGTGATACGGGGCGTCAAGTTCTTCATGCGTTGCGCCAAACCTATTTTCTCTTGGGGCATTCGGTTGCACATCATCTTCCACTGTATCATCAGTTCTTGCTCGCTGAAAGCCGTGTTTTGTGCGGTTACTTTCTGTTCGGTTTTGGTTTGGTAGGATGGTTTTTTGCCGCCGTTACGCAGGTCGTTGAAGCTCATTCCTATGTCCGAGAGTGTCAGCCGCGGCCTTTGGCCGGCAGGATTGCTTGTCGCAGCCGGTGTTGGGGTTGATGGTTGTTGTGTTGAAGTGATGGGGGTGTGGCGGGCATTTGCTGGAGACACCTTGCCGGTCTCTGAGCTCGCCACACGTTGATTGGTCTCGCCGCCCATCGCGGGAGCCAACTTTTTGAACAAGGATTTTAAGCGTTTGGGGCTGCGCCCCGCCCCGTCTGATGCGTCATCCGCCTGTGTCACTTGCGCCACTTCGATAAGCGTAAGTTCTACCAACAGGCGTTTGTTGCTGCTCTGACGGTAGTTCACGTCGCAACGGTTCAGTATTTTCAACGCTTGGTATAAGAATTTCGTTGGGCATTTTTGCGCCTGTTGCTGGTATTTCTGGCGTTGTTGCTCGCTTGCATCCAGCAAACTTAGCGTCTGTGCATCCTTCGCCATGAGCACGTTGCGTATGTGCGAGGCCAAACCGTTGGTGAGAAGTCCACCATCGAAGCCTTTCGCAAGAATAGAGTTGAGCAGCACCATCACTTCGCCCACTTTGTTTTCGAGGCTCAAGTCTACTATCTTGAAATAATTGTCTGCATCCAGCACGTTGAGATCTTCCAGCACCTTGTCGTACGTGATGTTGCCCTGACAGAAGCTGGCAGCCTGATCGAAGACCGACAAGGCGTCGCGCATGCCGCCGTCAGCCTTTTCTGCAATGATGTTCAGGGCAGCGTCTTCGTAGGTGATTCCTTCTTGTTGAGCCACGTTTTTCAAGTGGTTGATGATGTCAGCAGTAGCCATCCGCTCGAAATCATATATCTGACAACGCGAGAGGATGGTGGGCAGAATCTTGTGTTTCTCGGTCGTTGCCAGGATGAAGATGACGTGTGCGGGCGGCTCTTCCAGCGTTTTGAGAAAGGCGTTGAAGGCCGATGTGGAGAGCATGTGCACCTCGT
Encoded proteins:
- a CDS encoding lysylphosphatidylglycerol synthase transmembrane domain-containing protein produces the protein MKQATHQTLNVALSLLLGSAILYWMYRDFDFQLIKNVVLHEMDWTWMWLSFPFGILAEAFRGWRWKQTLQPMGERSRASVRVHSVFLSYAVSLLIPRIGEFARCGILSRFDNVSFPKALGTVVTERIIDSLLVLLITALTLTAQIKIFDTFFVHTGTSIDAILRQFSTAGYIVTAICAMAVLVLAFFLLKRLSIYNKVKITLHDIGQGIASLRQVKSIPLFIAFTLLIWLCYFLHYYLTFFCFDATAHLGLSCALVTFIVGSIAVIVPTPNGAGPWHFAVKTMLILYGVAETDALYFVLIVHSVQTLLVAVLGIYAWIALSFTKKKLKCVKAGKIVLPAQE
- a CDS encoding DNA polymerase III subunit gamma/tau, which gives rise to MKDYIVSARKYRPMTFDAVVGQSALITTLKNAVKSGKLAHAYLFCGPRGVGKTTCARIFAKAINCMNPTPDGEACNECESCEAFNEQRSYNIFELDAASNNSVENIKSLMDQTRIPPQVGKYKVFIIDEVHMLSTSAFNAFLKTLEEPPAHVIFILATTEKHKILPTILSRCQIYDFERMATADIINHLKNVAQQEGITYEDAALNIIAEKADGGMRDALSVFDQAASFCQGNITYDKVLEDLNVLDADNYFKIVDLSLENKVGEVMVLLNSILAKGFDGGLLTNGLASHIRNVLMAKDAQTLSLLDASEQQRQKYQQQAQKCPTKFLYQALKILNRCDVNYRQSSNKRLLVELTLIEVAQVTQADDASDGAGRSPKRLKSLFKKLAPAMGGETNQRVASSETGKVSPANARHTPITSTQQPSTPTPAATSNPAGQRPRLTLSDIGMSFNDLRNGGKKPSYQTKTEQKVTAQNTAFSEQELMIQWKMMCNRMPQEKIGLAQRMKNLTPRITNFPNIEVVIDNDILLKQLQDDKENILAEMRTLLKNAQLNINLRLAEAQEVTKIYSKREIFEMLKKENPQFSKLCQSLKLQLG
- a CDS encoding aminoacyl-histidine dipeptidase; its protein translation is MSEIKDLKPTCVWRNFDALTQVPRPSGHLDKVHQFLLDFAKRAGVEAYVDKAKNVVMKKSATAGMENRKTVILQAHMDMVPQKAPESKHSFETDPIETWIDGEWVKAKNTTLGADNGMGVAAILAVMEDKNLKHGPIEGLITADEETGMFGANDLPEGELDGDILMNLDSETWGKFVIGSAGGVDITAELDYKEAATDATDKAVKVTLSGLRGGHSGLEIHEGRGNANKLMVRLVHEAICELDARLATWHGGNMRNAIPFKAEVVLTLPKENIPALQEMVADWKEEFIQEYKDIESGIELTAEEVETPATQVPEAIQDNLIDAIYACHNGVMRMIPSIPTVVETSSNLAIIDIESGKASFKILARSSNESMKAYIGETLQSCFNMAGMKVTFSGSYGGWDPNPDSEVLDLLMKLYKEQNNEEGIVQVDHAGLECSIILGKYPHLDVVSFGPTIRSPHTSTERCLISTVEPFWNLLKKVLEEVPTK